The following proteins are encoded in a genomic region of Arachis ipaensis cultivar K30076 chromosome B02, Araip1.1, whole genome shotgun sequence:
- the LOC107625816 gene encoding protein transport protein Sec61 subunit gamma, with protein sequence MDAIDSVFDPLREFAKDSVRLVKRCHKPDRKEFSKVAVRTAIGFVVMGFVGFFVKLIFIPINNIIVGSG encoded by the exons ATGGACGCCATTGATTCAGTGTTCGATCCCCTCAGAGAGTTCGCCAAGGACAGCGTAAGGCTCGTCAAGCGTTGCCATAAACCTGATCGCAaag aattCTCCAAGGTTGCTGTTCGTACTGCAATCGGATTCGTGGTTATGGGATTCGTTGGCTTCTTCGTCAAGCTCATCTTCATTCCCATTAACAACATCATCGTCGGATCTGGTTAG